The sequence ACATCTTCCTGTATATGATACGTGGGCTCGGCTCTTTGTCACACTATTTTGTGACCGGCGATGCGAGGATCACCCCACGTAAGTCGACTGTCCTCTCTGGTTTCGGGGTCGCGTGTAGGCCTCTTAACAAGTCTTTACAAATTCGCCGACTGGCTGAACCCGTAGGAAGGGTACGTGGATGCGATGGGATTGCCTGGCCGTTCTGGCGAAACTTTCGTCCGACGGCAAGCAGAACGAGTGAGGACAAGGGATAATCGGCGTGAGCGGCGGCAAGCCACTCGCAGCGGCATCACCAGCGGCGTAGACAGCTGGATTCGAGATGCTTTGTAGATACTCATTCACACTGACGCCGCGCTCTTCCGTCTGAACGCCAGCGGCGGCGAGATTCAAATCGTCAATCTCCGGAACACGACCGGCGCCGTGAACCACCAAATCCGCCTCAAACACCTCTCGTTCGCCGACCGTTGAAACATGGACCGAAAGCTTGTCATCGGATTTCTCGACCGACACGACTGCCTTTCCGACTTCCACTCCTACGCCGAGTCGTTTCGTCCTCTCCACCAATTGCCCGACCAGATCGGGATCAAATACCTCCAAGGGGTGCTGCCCACGGTGCAGAATCGTGACTTCGGCCCCTGCCCGTGCCGCAACATGAGCGAATTCGAAAGAGATGTATCCGCCACCAATGAAAACGATGCGTCGAGGTAATTCTTCTAGCTCTAGAAACCGATCGCTTGTAGTGACGTATTGCTCTCCAGGAATACCCAACTTCCGCGGCATCGCCCCGGCAGCAACAACTACCTTGCGGCCTTCTAATACGTCCTCTCCAACCCCGACGGCTGTGGAGTCCACGAAGCGTGCGCGCCCCGGAAGGCTGCAACACCTGCCTTGGCAAAGCTTCGCTCGCTGTTTTTCGGTACAGGATCGGTGAACGAGCGCTTGAACCGCATCAATTCTGACCAGTCGATTCGCGTGTTCTCAGAGCGGACGCCTCGCCCGTTCATCCTCTGAACCCAATCGACGACTTCAGCTACACCTACGAGCACTTTCTTGGGATCGCATCCCCGCAAGGCGCACGTTCCTCCGAAAGGGCGCGAATCAATGATGGCGACGTCCCAGCCGGCGGAACGGCACTCGTGGGCGACCGTCGAAGCTGCCGAGCCAGTCCCGATTACAATGAGATCGAATTGTTTTTTCACGACTTGAGTTCTCCCGCGGACTTGATTTGACTCCGGGGTTGATGGGCAGTGCAGCTCAACGAGACGCAGGAAGCGTCTCAGCCACACGTTTCTTCGCTTCTTGAATGGCGCGCGTAATGTCGCCCAGGCAGCAAGTCCCGCTGGGATTCTTGACCTCGCAGGCACAAAAACCGCCTTGCACCTCGGCCTTGATCTCGTCCTGCACCGAGGTTTTACCGTTGGCCTCGATATCCCGGCGGATGTCTTCGCGGCTGTAGTCGAAGCAATAGCAGAGCGGAATTGGATCCGCCGTCTCCTTGTTTCCCACTCGCACTTTCAGATCCGGTTTGTTAAACACGGCTTGATCGGAGAAATAAACAACCTCACAGTCCGCCGTGCGGCAAAAGGAATAGGCCACCGATGCCGGCACGCGCGTGTGATCTCGAACCAGGCTCTTGACAGTCAACACCGCTACAGCCTTCCCCTTTTTGCCACATGAGGGGCAGACCTCTGGCATGCTCGTCGGCGGCGAGCATGTTCCGTCCTTCGTCGTCGAACAGCAACCGGACATTACTTTTTCTCCTGACTCGATTCTTTGAATCCCGTCTTATTGATGGCTTCGCGGAGTTGTTGCTCATTGGTCTGTTCGTCATCGTACACAACAGTCGCGAGTCCCTTTTCGTGACTGACGTCGGCCCTTTTTACGCCTTTGACTTTCGTTAATGCGCTCTTGACACTGACGGCGCATGCGCCACAGGTCATACCGCTGACCTTGATCTCCGTCTTCACATCTTTGGCGAAGGCAGAGCCAGCAAAAAGAAGCAAAAGAAACAGCGTAGTAAGTGATTTCATTAGATGTGTTCTCCTCCTTGGATCGGATGGGCGCGGTAGCCCGCGTCTTGAATAGCTTGTTCAAGCTGCGCGATGGTGACCTTGCCGGCATCGAACTCGACCGTCGCCCGTTTCTGTTCGTATGAGACGATGGCGCTCTGAACACCGTTTAGATCCTTTAGTTTTTTCTGGATGGCCGTCGCGCAGGCTGTGCAATCCATGCCTTCGACGGCAAAGCTGGCACGGTCAGCGCGTGGCGCGGCGGCCGTCGTTTCCGGAGCTTTGCTCGACAGGAGCAACTCGGCAACGGGTCCCGAATAATAGGGAAACGCCGCCACGATGAGCACGACCGCCGTAGCGATCCACAACCCGATGCGACCTCTCCTGTTTGTCGCCGGTTTTTCGCATACTGATCCCGGTTCGCAAGCTTGCTTCGGTTTGCGGTAAGCGAAGTAGAATCCCAGTCCCAACAACAGGAACGTAATTCGCAACAAGTAAGGGCGCCAAGCGGCGAAGAACGCTGATGCGCCCACGATTCCAGCTCCTGCCAGTGCAAACACAATGGGCAGGATGCAGCAGAGGCTGGCTGCAATCCCTGCCATCAACGATGCTCCGATAAAGGCCTTGTCCTTCATTTTCCTTTTCTCCCAAGCGTCCGGCTACGGACTCCGAGTTCATTCGCTTTGGTGATCACTACAACTCGCTTCGATTCGCTCTCTAACGTTTCGCAGCTATCCAAGGCGGGAGCATATTTCGCAAGGTGTTTCTCAATTCCGGTGAGGACTGGTCGGAGGTCCGAATTGAGCCGATAGACTTTGTTCTTGCCATTCCATGCCCATTCCACAAATCCGCAATTCAGCAGGCAGGCCAAATTGTGCGAAATACGGCTCTGCTCGATCCCGAGCTTTTCGACCATCTCGTTCACATAGTGCGGCTTATCTCTAAGCAATTGCACAATTGAGAAACGGGTCTGGTTGGAGAGAGCGCGGAAGAACTCACGATAAAGTCTGGCCTCCAAGATAACCTCCAAATGATATGACACTGATTGCATATGAAAAGTTTCACATATTCACTGCTCCTGTCAACTCTGGAAACCGGGGCCGGGCAGGCCGGGGGTGAGTAGCAGGGGGAAGCGGAATCTCCGGAATTGTCCACAAGCTTTTTTCGAGCTCCCGCCACGTCCGTGATCCCGCCCAGCTAGAGATTCCTGCTAGCGCGGGAGACTTCTTGATCCCACCCCACGGGCATGGCGCGAGCCCTGCCTCGCGCTTTAAGCCCCCATCCGGAAGGCCCTCAGCGACTTATATCTAAATGGAATAAATCCGCCCAAGAAGATATAAATCACCTCCGCAATTCTGGCTTAGCTTCTCCCAGTCACGCAGCCCGCGATGGTTGCGAACTGAACGGAGGAGTTTCAGCCCAATGCAGCCAGACCACACCACTAAAACCAACTTCCGCTTCTCATGGACGCGCCTACGAAAGTTCGTCCCTCTACTGCTGCTCGATCTCCTGATCCCGTCCGCCGCCAACGCCCAAGGCACCGGCAGTTCTCCATGGGAAAACGCAGTCAACGTCCTTAAGACCGCCTTCACCGGTCCCATCGCCACCGGGCTTTCGCTGGTGGCCATCGTCGTCGGCGGCCTGATGTTCGCCTATGGCGAAGGCCAGTCCAAGCGCATGCTCGCCGGAATCGTCTTCGGCGTCGGCATGGCCATTGGAGCCGTGAACTTCATGGCGTGGCTGTTCCCATAAACCAGCAGAAAAGGAGGTGATGCGCCATGGCAAAGGGCGGTTCACGACAGGAGTATCGGCACAGCAAGGTGTTCAAGGCGATGAACCGCCCGTTGACCATCCTCGGGGCAGAACGGCGGCTGTTTTTTGTCGCGTTGATCTCAGGAGGCGCGATCTTTTCGCTCATGCATTCGCTGTTCGGCGGAATTCTGCTCTTTGTGGTGGGCGTGATTGCCGCGCAGCGGGCGACCAAGTATGACGTGGAGATCCTGCCGGTGCTGCTGAATTCTACCAAGTTCCGCAGGCGCTATGACCCGATGAAATGGCAGCCGGTAGAGATACGAATCGCGAGGCACGATGTTCAAGGTTGAGCACATCACGAAAGACTGGAAAGAAGCCGGATCGTTGCAGGCGCATATCAACCTGTACGGCTTCTGGGACGAACACGCGTTTCTGACCAAATCCGGCGACCTCGGGGCGGTGCTCAAGATCGGCGGGATTGATTACGAAAGCCTCGACCACTCCGGACGGGATTGTGCAGTGAAGCGCCTGGAAGCCGCCTTCCGCAGCCTCGATGACAAGACGCGGCTCTATCAGATCATGTTCAAGCACAACCAGCCTGAGATTGCGCACGCGGATTACGAGAACCCCCTGGTAAGCGCAGCCGTGGAACAGCGCGCCGAGTTTCTCCGGTCGAAGGCCGACCGGCTCTACTCAGTCGAGATCTTCTGGGTGGTGATGATAGATGGCAACTATGCCAAGAACGGCTTCCTGCAGGCGCTCTCACAGCTTCCGCGCGATCCGCTCCGTTCCGTCGAACGAATCAAGACACTCTTTGCCAGCAACCAGCAACGGACATTGCTCTATGAGCAGATCGAGCGCGACCGGCTCTTGCTCCAACAGAAGATCCAGAGTTTGAGTGGGCAGCTCAGCGACCTGACGCAGGTCGAGCTGCTAGGGGCGGAGAAGACCTTCCGGCTTGTCCGGCGTCTCGTCAACTTCCGCCCCTCCAAGATTCAGGATGCGCGGCTGCACGGGCCGCGCTTCCTCGACTGGCAGGTGTGTGATTCGGAGCTGGAGGCCCATCGCGGTTACTTGCGTCTGGACGACTACTTCGTTCGCGTCCTGACGCTGAAAGAGTTGCCGAGCGAGACGCATCCTTTATTACTAAACGGGCTGCTGGACATCCCTGCGAACTTCCATGTTGTGACCGAGTGGCACTCCGTCGAGAATGCGGTGGCCCGCAAGGAGATCAATAAGCGCCGCCGCCACTACCACAACTCCAAAACCAGCTTTCTCTCCAATCTTCAAGACCACCAGAACGCCGGGCCGCGCGACGAACTGGTGGATGACTCGAAGGAGGCCGCCGTCGCCGAGTTGGGCGATGCGCTGACGGCACTCGGCATGGAAGGAAAGTCGTTCGGCGAGTTCACGCTCTCGGTCGTGATCTACGACGAGGACCGTCTGAAGGTGGAGCACGCCATTGCGGATTTCCAGAAACTGTTCACCACGCACGATGGCCTGCTGTACGAAGAACGCTACAACCTGCTCAATGCATACTTTGCCACCGTACCCGGCAACCGGCAGTTCAATCTCCGCAAGCAGTGGGCGCTGAACTCGAATTACGCCGACCTGTCTTTTCTATTCACCGTCGATACCGGCAAGACATGGAACGCCCACCTGGAGCGGGAGTTTCTTGCCGTCCTCGAAACCGCGCACGGTGCGCCCTACTATCTGAATCTCCACAGTGGCGATGTGGCGCACACCCTGGTGCTCGGCGCGACCGGCACGGGCAAGAGCTTCACGTTGAACTTCCTGATCCAGTCGCTACAGAAATATCAGCCACTGACATTCATCTTTGATCTTGGCGGCAGCTACGAGACGCTGACGCGCGGCTTCGGCGGGACATACCTGAACGTCGGATTGAAGAATCCCGGTTTCACCATCAATCCGTTCTCACTCGACCCAACGCACGAGAATCTTAACTTTCTGTATCTGTTTGTGCGGGTTCTGATCGAAGCCAATGGCCGTTATGAACTGACACCGGATGATGAGAAGGCACTATTCGCCGCGATTGAGCGCGCCTATAAGCTGCCGCAGGAAATCCGCACGCTCTCAAACTTCGCGTCCATTCTCGGGCCGCTGGGAGAGCGGCTCCATCGTTGGACGCAAACTGGACAATTCGGGTACCTGTTCGACAACGCAGAAGACACGCTGACCTTTTCGCGCTTCCAGACCTTCAACTTCGACGGGTGGAGCGATTATCCCGACATCCTCGAACCTTTGCTCTTCTATATATTACAGCGTGCTTCGTCGGAGATCGAGAGGCCGGAGAACGCCGCTACCTTCAAGGCCTTCGTCATCGACGAGGCGTGGATCTTCCTGAAGAACCGCACGATCCGCGACTGGATCACACGAGCCGAGAAGACCTGGCGTAAGAAGAATGCAGCGATGATCCTGGCCACGCAGTCGGTCGTGGAGCTACAGGCGTCGGAGATGCTGCACGTCGTCAACGAGTCATGCCCGACAAAGATATTTCTTGCGAACCCAAACATCGACCGCAAGCTGTACGCCGAAATCTTCCAGTTCAACGATACACAGCTTGAGCTGCTCGAAAGCCTTGTACCCAAACGCGATCTATTGCTGATCCAACCCGGCAGTACCAAGAAGCTGGTGCTCGAAGTCGATGCGCTCAGCTACTGGGTCGCTACCAACAACGCCCGCGACAACCTGCGCAAGCAGGAGTATTTCGCCCGCTACGGCGCAGAGGAGGGACTGCTGCGCCTTGCCCAGGACTATCCCAACCCCCAATCCAAGGAGACGAAAGGAATCCGATGAAGACACGCATTTTCGCATCGTTGCTGTTGCTGGCGGCCACGAGCGGCTTCGCCCAGCAGACCGCCCGCGTGGTGAGGTACCACACGAACGACATCGTCAGTGTGCGCGCCAAGATGCGCTACACGACGCTCATTCAGCTTCCGGCGACGGAGAAGATTCTGGAGGTTGCCACTGGCGACAAGGACTTCTGGATCATCGATGCCACCGGCAACTACTGTTTCCTGCATCCGGCCAAGGAAGCTATCCATTCGAATCTAAACCTGATTACCGACAAGGGCAGCGTGTACTCGTTCACGCTCGACGAGGTAGAGGCCGGCGATCCCGATCTCAAAGTCGTGATCGAGCCATCGGACGCCTCTTCAGTTGCCGCTGTCAGCGGCTTGGCGAAGTTTGTTTCCGCATCGGAGGTCGTGGCAGCACAGGCCCAGGTTCAGGCCGCCCAGGCTCACGCCGCGCAGGCCGTCGAGCAGTTCCGCGCGGAATATCCCACGAAGAGCCTGAAGTTCGATTACAGCTATCGCAACGACAAGCCGTTCAATGTGTCCGCTATGTACCAGGACGGCCAGTTCACCTACATCAAATCGTCGGCCACGGAAAAGTTCTCGATCTACGAGGTCAAGGACGGCAAGCCCGACCTCATCAACTTTCAATTGAAAGACGGAACCTACGTGATTCCCAAGGTGATTGACCACGGTTATCTCGAAATCGGCAAGCATCGGCTCGCCTTTGAGCGGGCGGCGCAGTAGGAGAGGGCAATGACAGCCGAAAAACCGACTCTTGCAGCAGATACTGTTGAGCCGCCGTCCTCTGAGGTCCCGGAGCTACGCGACCGGCGCCCGAAACCGGAGGGCGTTGTGCCAAAGCAGAGCCAGGCTTACGTCATCGCCGGATTGGCGGTACTGATTCTGCTGGCAGTGATGTTCTCCAACAATCGCGCCAAGCCTGCCGCGAAGCCGAGCGCCGCGGCTCCGGCGGTCTTCTCCAGCGACGCGAATCAGCGCAACATCGACGACCTGAAACGCGACCTGACGGAAGAACAGCGGAAGAGCGAGCAACAGGCGCAGTCGCAGAAAGCTGCTGGTGCTGGAGCTTCGTCACTACCAGGCGGCGCGACGCAGCCAGGCGCAACCACAAATAATAATTCCCAGCCCCCAACCGAGCCGCCGCGTGATCCAGTGAAGGACGCAGAGCGTGCTTTGAACTTCAAAGCGCGCTTCGCGTCGAACCTCGTCCCCGTCAGTGATGCTACTGCGCATTCGGCGGCCACTCAATCGCTCGCGCTCGGGTGCTCTTTGGAAGGGGACCGGACGACGAGCGCTCCTGCGACCGCTGTACAGAGTGCTGGCGCGACACAACAAAATGGAGCGCCCACGAAGCGCGCACCTGAAGTGAGCGTCAACTCCGCCTACGGTCAGCCCTACGTCTTGTTCGAGGGAACGACGATCGACACGGCACTGGTGAATCGCCTTGATGGTGAATTCTCCGGCCCGGTGAAGGTCATGGTCACTAACCCGGTCTACAGCCAGGACCGACAGCACGTGCTCATCCCCGAAGGGACATTCATCCTTGGCGATGTGCAGAAAGTCTCTGGCTTCGGACAGAAACGCTTGGCGATTGTCTTCCACCGGATGCTGATGCCGGACGGCTACTCCGTCGATCTCGATCAGTTCCATGGCCTCGACCAGGTCGGCGAGACCGGCCCGAAGGACAAGGTCAACAACCACTACCTCGAAGTCTTCGGCGCTTCGATCGCGCTCGGCATCATCTCGGGTACGGCGGAAGCATCCACCAACGGCGGCTATAACCAGAGCGGCTCCGATATGTACCGGCAAGGCGTGGCATCGAGTTTGTCGCAGGAGAGCGCCCACGTCCTTGATCGCTTCATCAATGTTCCGCCGACTCTCACCATTCGCGAGGGCCATCGGATCAAGGTCTATCTGACGCAGGACTTGCTCCTGCCAGCGTATGAGAACCACACGATTCCGCCCAACATCTGAGCGGTGAACCGCAACCACCAACGATAACTGAGCCGGCCACGGCTGGCGAAATGGAGAATTCGATGAAATCAGGAAGGCTTTGCTGGCTTGTTTTTGTGTTTTCCGCATTACTCGCACCAACTGCGCACGCGCAGTGGGCGGTCTTTGATGCGAGCAACTATGCCAACGCCGTCGAGGAGTTCAAGCAGTTGCAGCAAATGTACACGACGGCCAACCAAACCCGCGACCAGATCATTCAGGCGTACAACCTCGCCTACCAGATGTCGCGGATGCCGCAGAACCTGTATCAGCGGTACAAGTCCGACTTCTCACAGTGGACGAATCTTTCCGCCCCGAACACCTACGGCAACACGTCAGCCTGGATCGATGCCCTGAATCTCGGCAGTCCGAGCCGCGCCACGGCGGCCTACAACAACGCGGTGATCCAACCGCAGACCTATCCGGGCAGCAGCCTCGCTGCTCAAGACTCGCTGACGCAGGCGGCGATCAAAAATCAGTACGCCACATCGGAGCTGGGCCAGGGCACGATCACCGGTACGCTGTCCACCCTAGGCACTGTGCGGTCAAACTCCGAGGCCTTCGCCCAAAAGCTCGCCAACCTCGAATCGGACACCTATTCGACCGATCCGAGCCAGCAAACCGAGATGGCCGCGCTCGGCAAGATCAACACGGCCACACTCCTGCAAATCCATTCGCAGCAGGACACCAACCAGATCCTTGCCGCGTCCGTTGCGCAGCAAACTCTGGCCGAGAAGCAGCGTATGGACGAGCAGAACCGGCTCATCAACCAGGCGATTTACTTCCAGCAGAACTTTCCGAGCACCATGCAGCGCGTCACCGGCGGTGTGAGCAATTCAATCCAGTCGATTTCGCTGAGCACGAATGGAAGGTAACGATGAATCAGAATCCATTCACATTTCTCGGCCAGGCTATCAGCCAGTTGCTCACTACCAAGAGCGCCGCCATTCAAGCGATGGGCCTGAATATGTTTCGCGGCTTGGCAGTGATCCTGATCGTCTGGTTCGGGGTGAAGGCCGCCCTGTCCGCCGCGCACGGACACGGCGGTTTCAACTTTGCACGATTTGCCGACCTGATCCTTCTGATCTCGTTCGGCCTTGGAATGCTGACCTACTACTCGACGCCAATTCCGGGCGTCGGGTACAGCTTCAGCGACCTGATCACTCAGGAGACCTTGCAGATCGCCGGACAGATCGAGTCCGACCAGACCCAGCAGATCGCCGATGCCGTGGTGAATGCCGAGGAGCAGCTCGGCAGCCCGCCCGGTATCTTCAGCTTCCACGAGTCGCTGACCTTTATCGTCATGGCCATTGCGCTGGCGGCGATGCAGGCGACGGCATTCGCGATCATCGCCTACGGCTATGTCGCATCCGCCGTCTGCGTGCTGTTGGGGCCGATCTTCATCCCGTTCTTCATCGTGCCGAAGATGGACTGGCTCTTTTGGGGCTGGTTCAAGGCATTCATCGGCTTCAGCTTCTATCAGGTCATCGCCTCGGCCTTTATCTATGTCTTCGCCAAGGTGCTCACGGCGATGTTTCAGGTCATCGGCAAAATCAGCATCTCGAATGCGTTGACCGTCCTGCCCGCCCTCTTTATCACCCTTATGGTCTGCATCTACGGGCTGGCCAAGATACCGGAGCTGACAGGCGCGATTCTCAGTGGCCACGCCGGAACCTGGATCAATCCCATGGGGAGCTAACGCCATGAAGAATACTTCGTTTCAAACGTCGGAAGCCGGGCACAAGTTCATCGAGCTATATGCGGAGTCGATGGTCACGAACACCTACCTGAAGGTTGCTCTGCTGGTGCTCTCCGTCGTCGTGCTCACTTTGCTCACGCTTCTCTGGCGAGCCGAGACGGCTGCCTCCCGGATGAAGCCGCTGATCATCTCCATCTCGGACCTCGGGCGCGGCCAGGTAATGAACTATGACGATTTCTCGAAGATCCCCGTTGACCGCGTGAGCAAATATTATCTTGCCCGCTGGTGCCAGCTTTACTACGGCCGCAATCACGCGACATTGCAGCGGGACTTCTCACAGTCGCTCGATTTCTTCTCCAGCCAGTTGCAGTCCGCCACTCTTCAGCGGGTTAACCAGCAGAAGACCTTGCAGACATTCCTGCTCGATCCGAGTGCGCCGGACGTGGACATCGAGATCGACGCCGTCAATCTTATCGACCTGCGTCAGCCGCCTTACAGCGCGCAGATTCAGTTCGAGAAAGTCTTCCGCTCACCCGGCGATGGAGCCGAACAGCGAAGGGAACGCTGGACCGCGAATGTCATTTATAGCTTCCGCGATTCAGTACCGAACGCCATGCTCCTCACCAATCCGCTCGGCCTCGTCATCAGCTACGTACACGAAGACCAGGCGTTCGGGAGTTAAAAATCATGCGACCGAAAAAACCCATCCTGCTTTACTGCGCCGACCGCGAACTGCTCTCGATGATGGCCTTCGCGCTGCGCCTCCATCCCTACGATGTCACGGCAGTCGAAGATAGCCGAAACGCTGCAGCGCTCATGATGACAGGCAATACGGAGCTTGTCTGCGGCATTCTGATCCACGCGCAGCAGGGCGACCTCGCAGGCAGGTTGATTCATCGGCTGCTCGAAGTGGATCTGCATGTGCCCGTGTTGCTGGTGGACCGCGCCGGCGATCTCGCACCCGTCCGCTATGCAGACATGGTGCTGTATGGCCGCAATACCTCGATGGAGCACATCCTGGGTGCCCTCGCTGTGCTCTGCGCGCGGAAGCGCGGACCACGGAGTGCGGCATGAGTGATCTAGTTCTTTCAGGCAGCCAGTTTGAGCTTAGGCCGAAGGCCAAGCCGCGAAGCGATGGTCAGCAGCGTATCCAGGGAGAAGTCTTTCCATTCGCCGCGCTTGATCTTCGAAACGCGCGGCTGCGAGATACCCAACTCTCTGGCGGCTACTGCCTGTGTCCAGCCTTTGGCCGCGATGCGTTTCTCGATCCGGATCATTACCTCCGTGCGCATCTTGAGGATGGCCGCTTCATCTTCATCAAAGCCGAGGTCAAGAAAGATATTGCTGCTTCCTTTGGTGATCCTGCTGTCGTCCCAACGGGAGTCGGTCTTCTTCATTTGTCATTCTCCAATCAGCTTGTATCGCCGTTTCGCAAGCTCCAGGTCGTTCTGACTTGTCTTCCGCGTTTTCTTCTCGAAGGCGTGAAGCACGTAAATGGCATCTGCGAACTTCGCCACATAAATCACGCGCCAGGCTCCATTGATATGGACCCGGATCTCATAGGCTCCTTTGCCCACGTCCTTCATTGGTTTGAAGTCAACCGGCATCAGCCCGTTCTGCACCCGGAGAAGCTCAGCGCCCAGCGCCTTGCGGACCTCCGCTGGAAACTCCCGCAGATCGTCCCGGCTGCTGCCAATGAACAAAATGGGCTTCGTTTCCATTCAAGCAATTATATCAATATTTATCTAACTCCAACAGCCGTCTGCAAGTCACAATTTATGCAAATGCCGGAGATGCAACCATGAGGTACATCTCCGTGTGTTCCGGCATTGAGGCCGTTTCGGTTGCGTGGCAACCGCTCGGCTGGCAGCCAGCGATGTTCGCCGAAATCGATCCCTTCTGCTGCTGGCTGTTGCGCTCGCGCTATCGCACATCGCGGCCCATCTTCATGCCCAGCCCGACCGATGCGCCGGACAGGAGAGAAGCCAAATGCCGCGCGGCAGCCATTCGCAACATCGTTGCTCTTCCTGTCTGCGGCGACGTGATCAACGCAGGGGATTTCACTCGCATAGGTAAAGAGGATGTGGGAACAATCGACCTTCTGGCCGGAGGAACACCTTGCCAGTCTTTCTCCGTCGCCGGTAAACGAGCGGGACTGGATGACCCGCGTGGCAACCTCACCATCGAGTTTGCTCGACTTGCTGATCGGCTCCGGCCCCCTTGGCTGGTGTGGGAGAACGTCCCCGGCGTCCTGTCAATCGACGGAGGACGGACGTTTGGAGCCTTCCTCGGCATGTTGGTCGAGTGCGGGTATGGGGTCGCCTACCGAGTTCTGGACGCTAGATTTTTCGGAGTACCCCAGCGACGGCGTCGCGTCTTCGTTGTCGGACATCTTGGAGACTGGAGAGGTCCCGCGGCAGTATTTCTTGAGTTCGCGGGCCTGTCGGGGTATCCTCCGCCGCGCCGAGAAACGCGGCAAGGAGCTGCCAGCGGCGTTGAAGTCGGCCCTGCTGGCGGTCGCCTCACAGACACTGCTCCTACCCTCGATAGGGGATGCAAGGATGGCTTCGTCCGCAATCAGCTAGGCGTCGGCATTCTTTCATCGACGGAGGAAATATCCCATTGCCTGAACGCTGGCGGCATGGGCCGACAGGACTTCGAGACAGAGACTTTGATCGCTCATTCGCTCTCAGCCGATGGCTTCGACGGGAGCGAAGACGGCACCGGGCGTGGAACGCCCGTAGTGCCTGTCGCCATCTTTACCGCACATACCCAGTCCAACGGCAGCGGCTTCTCCAAGGACATTGCTCACACATTGGAGAGCGGCGGTGCTCAGGCTGTCGCCTTTGCGCAGAACTGTCGCGACGAGGTGCGGCTGCACGGCGGAGATGGCAGAACAGTCGGCGCGTTGGCGGCGCAGCCAGGCGCGAAACAGCAATGCTATGTCGCCTTCTCTGTAAAGGACTCCGGTGCCGATGCGAGCGACGTCGCACCGACACTCCGTGGCATGGGCCACGATTCGAGCCATCCCAACGGCGGCGGCCAGGTAGCCATCGCATTTTCGCAGAACCAGTCCGGTGACGTTCTGGCCGGCGATGTAATGCCCTCGCTTGGAACAAGTCAGAATGCAACAGGCCGGAATGCGGCCACCGTCGCGTTCACGCTCCACGGCAGCGATGGGACGGCAAGCTCTGCTTCATCCACCGAAGTCGCGGGGAGTCTTCGTACCGGCGCTCCCGGCAGCATCGAGAACAGCTCGACCACGGCTGTGCTTCAGGAACAGTCCATCGCTTGGTCTGGAGAACTCACGGCATCGATCGATGTAGCCGGGACGCTTCAACGCGGAGGCGAAGGTGGACGTCCCGATGGCGTGATGACGCAGCAGATGGCCGTGCGGAGGCTAACGCCGCGCGAGTGCGAGCGATTGCAGGGATTTCCAGACGACTACACGCTCGTCGAGTACCGCGGCAAGCTGGCCTCCGATGGTCCTCGCTATAAGGC is a genomic window of Terriglobia bacterium containing:
- a CDS encoding mercuric transporter MerT family protein codes for the protein MKDKAFIGASLMAGIAASLCCILPIVFALAGAGIVGASAFFAAWRPYLLRITFLLLGLGFYFAYRKPKQACEPGSVCEKPATNRRGRIGLWIATAVVLIVAAFPYYSGPVAELLLSSKAPETTAAAPRADRASFAVEGMDCTACATAIQKKLKDLNGVQSAIVSYEQKRATVEFDAGKVTIAQLEQAIQDAGYRAHPIQGGEHI
- a CDS encoding heavy-metal-associated domain-containing protein, which encodes MKSLTTLFLLLLFAGSAFAKDVKTEIKVSGMTCGACAVSVKSALTKVKGVKRADVSHEKGLATVVYDDEQTNEQQLREAINKTGFKESSQEKK
- a CDS encoding DUF87 domain-containing protein, with amino-acid sequence MFKVEHITKDWKEAGSLQAHINLYGFWDEHAFLTKSGDLGAVLKIGGIDYESLDHSGRDCAVKRLEAAFRSLDDKTRLYQIMFKHNQPEIAHADYENPLVSAAVEQRAEFLRSKADRLYSVEIFWVVMIDGNYAKNGFLQALSQLPRDPLRSVERIKTLFASNQQRTLLYEQIERDRLLLQQKIQSLSGQLSDLTQVELLGAEKTFRLVRRLVNFRPSKIQDARLHGPRFLDWQVCDSELEAHRGYLRLDDYFVRVLTLKELPSETHPLLLNGLLDIPANFHVVTEWHSVENAVARKEINKRRRHYHNSKTSFLSNLQDHQNAGPRDELVDDSKEAAVAELGDALTALGMEGKSFGEFTLSVVIYDEDRLKVEHAIADFQKLFTTHDGLLYEERYNLLNAYFATVPGNRQFNLRKQWALNSNYADLSFLFTVDTGKTWNAHLEREFLAVLETAHGAPYYLNLHSGDVAHTLVLGATGTGKSFTLNFLIQSLQKYQPLTFIFDLGGSYETLTRGFGGTYLNVGLKNPGFTINPFSLDPTHENLNFLYLFVRVLIEANGRYELTPDDEKALFAAIERAYKLPQEIRTLSNFASILGPLGERLHRWTQTGQFGYLFDNAEDTLTFSRFQTFNFDGWSDYPDILEPLLFYILQRASSEIERPENAATFKAFVIDEAWIFLKNRTIRDWITRAEKTWRKKNAAMILATQSVVELQASEMLHVVNESCPTKIFLANPNIDRKLYAEIFQFNDTQLELLESLVPKRDLLLIQPGSTKKLVLEVDALSYWVATNNARDNLRKQEYFARYGAEEGLLRLAQDYPNPQSKETKGIR
- a CDS encoding FAD-dependent oxidoreductase, yielding MKKQFDLIVIGTGSAASTVAHECRSAGWDVAIIDSRPFGGTCALRGCDPKKVLVGVAEVVDWVQRMNGRGVRSENTRIDWSELMRFKRSFTDPVPKNSERSFAKAGVAAFRGAHASWTPQPSGLERTY
- a CDS encoding metalloregulator ArsR/SmtB family transcription factor → MEARLYREFFRALSNQTRFSIVQLLRDKPHYVNEMVEKLGIEQSRISHNLACLLNCGFVEWAWNGKNKVYRLNSDLRPVLTGIEKHLAKYAPALDSCETLESESKRVVVITKANELGVRSRTLGRKGK
- a CDS encoding FAD-dependent oxidoreductase, producing the protein MDSTAVGVGEDVLEGRKVVVAAGAMPRKLGIPGEQYVTTSDRFLELEELPRRIVFIGGGYISFEFAHVAARAGAEVTILHRGQHPLEVFDPDLVGQLVERTKRLGVGVEVGKAVVSVEKSDDKLSVHVSTVGEREVFEADLVVHGAGRVPEIDDLNLAAAGVQTEERGVSVNEYLQSISNPAVYAAGDAAASGLPPLTPIIPCPHSFCLPSDESFARTARQSHRIHVPFLRVQPVGEFVKTC
- a CDS encoding VirB3 family type IV secretion system protein, coding for MAKGGSRQEYRHSKVFKAMNRPLTILGAERRLFFVALISGGAIFSLMHSLFGGILLFVVGVIAAQRATKYDVEILPVLLNSTKFRRRYDPMKWQPVEIRIARHDVQG
- a CDS encoding TrbC/VirB2 family protein, which codes for MQPDHTTKTNFRFSWTRLRKFVPLLLLDLLIPSAANAQGTGSSPWENAVNVLKTAFTGPIATGLSLVAIVVGGLMFAYGEGQSKRMLAGIVFGVGMAIGAVNFMAWLFP